The Pseudofrankia inefficax genome window below encodes:
- a CDS encoding DUF2127 domain-containing protein, with protein sequence MEWNLRTCARKGHVTYRPDETELATRLRVETAAGVAWRCLRCGDFTIGEPLGGGPADEAPVLLRGRALRDAMVLRLLALERLVRAVLLVLIGYAILQFRHSQAQAEDLFDRALPAAKPLADVLHLDLDSSPTVTHLRHLIYTQPKTLLLVAVLMFGYAAIQVAEGVGLWLLKRWGEYFAVVATSIFLPLEVYELTEHITWLRVAALAINIGAVVYLVASKRLFGVRGGHAAFEAERHSASLLEVDEAAAVPPAEPAADQDQDLAPAAKSGPAS encoded by the coding sequence GTGGAATGGAACCTGCGGACGTGCGCGCGTAAGGGCCATGTGACCTACCGGCCCGACGAGACCGAGCTCGCCACGCGGCTGCGGGTCGAGACCGCGGCCGGCGTCGCCTGGCGCTGCCTGCGCTGCGGAGACTTCACCATCGGGGAGCCGCTGGGTGGCGGGCCGGCGGACGAGGCGCCGGTGCTGCTGCGCGGCCGGGCCCTGCGGGACGCGATGGTGCTGCGCCTGCTGGCGCTCGAACGGCTGGTCCGCGCGGTGCTGCTGGTCCTGATCGGGTACGCGATCCTCCAGTTCCGTCACTCCCAGGCGCAGGCCGAGGACCTCTTCGACCGGGCGCTCCCGGCCGCGAAGCCGCTGGCCGACGTGCTGCACCTGGACCTCGACAGCAGCCCGACCGTGACGCATCTGCGCCACCTCATCTACACGCAGCCGAAGACGCTGCTGCTCGTCGCGGTGCTGATGTTCGGGTACGCGGCGATCCAGGTCGCCGAGGGCGTCGGGCTGTGGCTGCTCAAGCGGTGGGGCGAGTACTTCGCCGTCGTCGCGACCTCGATCTTCCTGCCGCTCGAGGTGTACGAGCTGACCGAGCACATCACCTGGCTGCGGGTCGCGGCACTGGCCATCAACATCGGCGCCGTCGTCTACCTGGTGGCGTCCAAGCGGCTGTTCGGAGTCCGTGGCGGCCACGCCGCCTTCGAGGCCGAACGGCACAGCGCGTCGCTGCTGGAGGTCGACGAGGCGGCGGCCGTCCCG
- a CDS encoding SDR family NAD(P)-dependent oxidoreductase — protein MADTPNADPTTTGQPMAGKTVVITGASAGIGAAAASQLAALGARIIVLGRSPVKTAAVAEQTGATGVVADFARFADVRRAAAEVTELCPRIDVLINNAGGLFPGNTRTDDGHGTTVQVNHLAPFLLTGLLMPRLTETPGSRVVITSSVANIAGRIDLANLNRFPRILGQFRAYADSKLMNILFARELARRAAPGGPTATAVHPGLINSEFGRDAWIMRNCYRRPLGLVGKASTAANGAEPLVAVATRPDPETVNGAYLHRFRPRDRFLTPAQARDPDLARELWDLSAKLVDLPG, from the coding sequence ATGGCGGACACGCCGAATGCCGATCCGACGACGACCGGCCAGCCGATGGCCGGGAAGACGGTCGTCATCACCGGCGCGAGCGCCGGGATCGGGGCGGCGGCGGCCAGCCAGCTCGCCGCGCTCGGTGCGCGGATCATCGTCCTGGGCCGGTCCCCGGTGAAGACCGCGGCGGTGGCGGAGCAGACCGGCGCGACCGGGGTCGTCGCGGACTTCGCCCGGTTCGCGGACGTGCGCCGCGCGGCGGCCGAGGTCACGGAGCTCTGCCCACGGATCGATGTCCTGATCAACAATGCGGGTGGCCTGTTCCCCGGGAACACCAGGACGGACGACGGCCACGGGACGACGGTTCAGGTGAACCACCTGGCGCCGTTCCTGCTGACCGGCCTGCTGATGCCCCGGCTGACCGAGACCCCGGGATCGCGGGTCGTCATCACGAGCAGCGTCGCCAACATCGCGGGCCGGATCGACCTGGCCAACCTGAACCGCTTCCCCCGGATTCTCGGCCAGTTCCGCGCCTACGCCGACAGCAAGCTGATGAACATCCTGTTCGCCCGCGAGCTCGCCCGCCGCGCGGCACCCGGCGGCCCGACGGCCACCGCGGTCCACCCGGGACTGATCAACAGCGAGTTCGGGCGAGACGCCTGGATCATGCGCAACTGCTACCGCCGGCCACTCGGTCTGGTGGGCAAGGCCTCCACGGCGGCGAACGGCGCCGAGCCGCTGGTCGCCGTCGCGACGCGGCCGGACCCGGAAACCGTGAACGGCGCCTACCTCCACCGTTTCCGGCCACGGGACCGGTTCCTCACCCCGGCACAGGCCCGTGACCCCGACCTGGCCCGCGAGCTGTGGGACCTCTCGGCCAAGCTGGTCGATCTGCCCGGCTGA